From one Agathobaculum sp. NTUH-O15-33 genomic stretch:
- a CDS encoding helix-turn-helix domain-containing protein, with product MDRKFMGLRLKAARKNKDLTGERLAEMCHINATYLRQIEAGRKIPSLPVFITLCNLLEVSPTYLLEDTLTKNELTDFEVLSQLWSSATPGQIELVTTMIRSALEYMN from the coding sequence ATGGACAGAAAATTCATGGGGTTGCGGCTCAAGGCCGCACGCAAAAATAAAGATTTAACCGGAGAGCGTTTGGCTGAAATGTGTCATATCAATGCGACGTACCTACGCCAAATTGAAGCTGGCCGAAAAATACCCAGCCTTCCGGTATTTATTACCTTATGTAATCTATTAGAGGTTTCACCTACTTACTTGTTGGAAGATACCTTGACGAAAAACGAATTGACCGACTTTGAAGTATTGTCACAGCTCTGGTCAAGCGCTACCCCCGGACAAATCGAACTTGTAACCACAATGATTCGCAGCGCACTTGAATACATGAACTAG